A DNA window from Terriglobia bacterium contains the following coding sequences:
- a CDS encoding DUF6125 family protein, with the protein MVDVGRMSREDLVRLLDVFAKNWLAHDGSWFLAAEEKLGLDAAIDLDRESWRRFAVAEARRIMEAFAIPAGGGLQALEKALNYRLYAMINKQASTWTEDGVLEFRMVECRVQSTRRRKGLPDFPCKSVGIVEFTEFARAVDPRIQTECLACPPDPTGDTYCRWRFTLKE; encoded by the coding sequence ATGGTTGATGTGGGGCGGATGTCCCGCGAGGATCTGGTCCGGCTGCTGGATGTCTTTGCCAAGAACTGGCTGGCACACGACGGCTCCTGGTTTCTGGCGGCGGAGGAAAAGCTCGGCTTGGATGCTGCCATCGATCTCGACCGGGAATCCTGGCGGCGCTTTGCGGTTGCCGAGGCCCGTCGCATCATGGAGGCATTTGCCATTCCAGCGGGTGGCGGCCTGCAAGCGCTCGAGAAAGCGCTGAACTACCGTCTCTATGCCATGATCAACAAGCAGGCATCGACCTGGACCGAGGACGGCGTGCTGGAATTCCGCATGGTGGAGTGCCGGGTGCAGTCGACTCGCCGCCGCAAAGGGCTGCCTGACTTCCCGTGCAAGTCTGTGGGTATCGTCGAGTTTACGGAGTTTGCCAGGGCCGTCGATCCGCGCATCCAGACGGAATGCCTGGCCTGTCCACCGGACCCGACCGGCGACACTTACTGTCGCTGGCGTTTTACCCTGAAAGAATGA
- a CDS encoding response regulator, translated as MARILVIDDDEGITEMLRMVLERNGYEVITAANGRAGVRLYCNAPADLVISDILMPEMDGLEALKELRQRFPDLKLIAVSGGGARLKMDVLKVAKLLGAAATFEKPYNMEDFLGTIRQLLAG; from the coding sequence ATGGCACGCATTCTGGTCATAGACGATGATGAGGGAATCACTGAAATGTTGCGCATGGTTCTGGAGCGCAACGGCTATGAAGTGATCACGGCCGCCAACGGAAGGGCCGGGGTGAGGCTCTACTGCAATGCGCCGGCCGACTTGGTCATCAGCGATATTCTGATGCCGGAGATGGACGGGCTCGAGGCTCTCAAGGAGCTGCGCCAGCGGTTTCCGGACCTTAAGCTCATCGCCGTTTCAGGCGGCGGAGCTCGTCTGAAGATGGACGTGCTTAAAGTCGCCAAACTCCTCGGAGCAGCCGCGACGTTTGAAAAGCCTTACAATATGGAAGACTTTCTGGGTACGATCCGGCAGTTGCTGGCCGGATAG